GGTCAAATACAGCTCGACGTATCCGAGCTTTTTCACCCACGATGGATCCGTCCAAGACAATGGAATCTTCAATGGAGGTACCCTGTTCAATGCGGACATTTCTTCCAATGACCGAACGGGTGATGGTTGCATCGACTACCCGGCTTCCCTGACCGATTAAAGTTCCGTCTAAATGAGATCGTTCAATTCTCACTGCGGGTCCATCAAAATTATCGGTCATGATGGGCCAGGCATTGTTATGAAGATTAAACGTTGGGAACTCTCCTAATAGATCCATATTGGCCTTCCAATAAGCCTCTAGTGTTCCCACATCCCGCCAATATCCATGCTCTTCATGAGGTTGTATTCCCGGGATTTGGTTTTGAAAAAAATTGTAGGCAAACACATTGTTAGATCCGATCAATTTCGGAATAATATCCCCGCCAAAGTCATGTGATGCGGATTGGCCTGCGTCCTGCTCCAAGGCCTGATTGAGAACATCCGTATTAAAAATATAGTTTCCCATGGAGGCAAATGCTTTTGTTGGGTCCTCGGGCATGGGGGGAGGTCTTTTTGGTTTTTCCTCAAAACCGATAATTTTATTTTGTTCATTGGTCTTAACGATTCCAAAATCCTTTGCAAAATGAATAGGAACCGGGAGAGCAGCAACGGTTGCATCTGCTTTCTTGTCCAGGTGAAATTGGATCATTTGATTGATATCCATTCGGTAAATATGGTCCGCCCCAAAAATAGCAACCAGCTCAGGTGAAAAATCCCGGATGAGGTTGAGGTTTTGGTAAATGGCATCGGCGGTTCCCTGGTACCAGCCGCTCCTTTTTTTCATTTGAGGGGGGACCACGGTGATAAAGTTCCTTTGAATTCTTCCGCTAATTCGCCATCCACGGCGAAGATGTTCAATGAGGGATTGGGATTTATACTGGACCAGAACATAAATGGACATCAGTTCTGAATTAAGGAAATTGCTGAGAACAAAATCGATGATCCTATATTTTCCCCCGAACGGAACCGCGGGTTTGGTCCGGTCCGTGGTCAGCGGCATCAGGCGTTCCCCCTTTCCACCGGCAATGACCATGGCCAAAATTTTTGATTTGTTAATTTCCATTGGGTTTAGTAAAACGTCCCAAGATTTTGAGGTTTTTTTTTACTATAGTTTTCGTTCTTTCTTGAGGGCATTGTAGGCTTCATTGATGCTTTTAAATTTTTTCTCGGAAAAAGCAATGAGTTCAGGTCCTAAATGGGAAACCTTATCAGGATGGTATTGGGATGCCAATTGCCGGTATGCGGATTTGATTTCCCCCTCGGAAGCGGTGGGGGAGAGGCCCAATTCACTATAGTGGTCTTTCTTTTTGGCCAAAAGATATCTGGATTTTATTTTCTCGTGTTCATCAACCCCGATACCCAAACCGTTGATCACCTGCTGAATGGCGTCTTCCTCTTCTTTTGTGATGACATGATCGGTAATGACCACCTGGTAAACCAGATCCAATAGCAGGAGGCGCTGTTCCCTCCCTGCAAATTGATCAAAAGCTTTACAAATTTGGAATAAATCGGGGTTGACCCTTTGGGTTTCATTTATCATGGCATCGATAAACTTTAGTTCCATTCCTTTATAATGAAGACCCCTAGAGAAAAAGTTATGAATCGTTTTACGTTCGTGATCGGATATAGACCCGTCAGCCATTGCAATTTTGGTCAGAATGGCGATGAGGTGAGTAATAAAAACCTGTTCACCCTTTGGGGCCCCCAAGCGGCCATCTGAAAGTGCCCCTGCCCCTTTCGAAAGGACATGCTGCATTGCTCCCCCAATGACGGCCCCTAATGGACCCCCTAGTAAGAGACCGATTCCTGCTCCTAATAGCCACCCCATAAATAAATTCCCTCCGGATTTCCATCGTTTAAAAACCACTATACTAAAAATTAAATACGGTTACAAGGCAAGGGGGTGAAAACCAGTTTCCAAAAAGAGGAAAGATCAGAAAAGGAAAAGTGGACCCTATTTATAGGAAAATGGGCGGAAAAAAACCTTTTTCCATTTTAATAAAAAACGGTTAAATTTAAAAACCCATGACCTGGTTAGAAAATGAGGGGAGCGGCTCTTAGAGTTGTGTGGCTTTTAGAACCTTTGATGCTTTAGCCATATTGGGTCCTTTGACCCAAAAAATTGCGCCATATCGCCCCTTACCGGCACAAATAGCATCGATAGCGGTAACGTTAATTTTCGCAGCGGACAGTTTTTCCATGATGGATGCGATGGCTCCGACACGATCTTGACCTTGAGCCAGAAAACCTGTTTTTTTAGCCCCGACCTTTACCTTTAACCGCTTTGCCGTGGATAAAAACGCTTTGGTATTTTGGGGGATCAAATCCAGTTGGCTTTTCCCTCCTCGCGGAAAACCCGAAAACCCAAGGAGATTAATTTTTTCTTTTTTAAAATCCCCGAGTATTTTAGCGCCTACCCCCGGTCGATTTGGTACTTGAATTTTAAAATAATCTACTTTTTTTATTCGGTCTGCCATTTTATTCTCCTTTTTTTAAAAAAATACCCGCTAACTATTTGATGAAAGTTTTAAGCTAAGTGGAGAGCCATCATAATCAATTTTCATCAATTATGAAAGGGATTTGTTTAGAAGTTTTAAAATTTTAACCGAGCTTGCCCCATGAAGAAAAATCCGGGGATTTCCCCATTTTTCTCATACCCATTCTTAAATCATATTCACCACAAGATTGAGGGATAAAATCTTATCCGTGTCGGTGGCCCCCAAGGGTGGTTCGTTATCGTATTTAACCAGGTAACTAGCCTTGAGAGAAAGAAAACCGTTAAGGGCAGAAATAAGGGCAGCCTCCCCATTAACGTTATAATTTCCATCATCTTCGAAATCAGGGAGATATTCTATCCAAGCTGTAAATCTATTTTTTTTGGTAAAAAAATAAGCGTATTCCCCAAAAACCCTTCCACCCACATAGTCATTTGTTCTATCATAGTCCATTGGAAATTTCGTTGTGAGGTACTTGTCTGTAAATTCATCAAGTGTATAATTCAAGCCCGCTTCGCCCAATAGTTTATGTTTGGGGCCTGTAAGGAGTCTATACCC
This genomic stretch from Nitrospiria bacterium harbors:
- the glgC gene encoding glucose-1-phosphate adenylyltransferase — its product is MEINKSKILAMVIAGGKGERLMPLTTDRTKPAVPFGGKYRIIDFVLSNFLNSELMSIYVLVQYKSQSLIEHLRRGWRISGRIQRNFITVVPPQMKKRSGWYQGTADAIYQNLNLIRDFSPELVAIFGADHIYRMDINQMIQFHLDKKADATVAALPVPIHFAKDFGIVKTNEQNKIIGFEEKPKRPPPMPEDPTKAFASMGNYIFNTDVLNQALEQDAGQSASHDFGGDIIPKLIGSNNVFAYNFFQNQIPGIQPHEEHGYWRDVGTLEAYWKANMDLLGEFPTFNLHNNAWPIMTDNFDGPAVRIERSHLDGTLIGQGSRVVDATITRSVIGRNVRIEQGTSIEDSIVLDGSIVGEKARIRRAVFDRYNVIPPGASIGYDIASDREKYYVTKSGLVVFPRGLSMGGRALNDPKK
- a CDS encoding TerB family tellurite resistance protein — its product is MGWLLGAGIGLLLGGPLGAVIGGAMQHVLSKGAGALSDGRLGAPKGEQVFITHLIAILTKIAMADGSISDHERKTIHNFFSRGLHYKGMELKFIDAMINETQRVNPDLFQICKAFDQFAGREQRLLLLDLVYQVVITDHVITKEEEDAIQQVINGLGIGVDEHEKIKSRYLLAKKKDHYSELGLSPTASEGEIKSAYRQLASQYHPDKVSHLGPELIAFSEKKFKSINEAYNALKKERKL
- a CDS encoding DUF481 domain-containing protein; the encoded protein is MKVFPFLFPFLALLIIAPVAYGEEEIKKISDDSELGYVDSSGNTDVTTFILNNTFKFLPSDHLEGTWKLNLLYSETDGEKKGQRYGTDLRAEYKFTQRAYSFGLASWLRDKFAGVDSRLFFGGGAGYRLLTGPKHKLLGEAGLNYTLDEFTDKYLTTKFPMDYDRTNDYVGGRVFGEYAYFFTKKNRFTAWIEYLPDFEDDGNYNVNGEAALISALNGFLSLKASYLVKYDNEPPLGATDTDKILSLNLVVNMI